One Amorphoplanes digitatis genomic window carries:
- a CDS encoding non-ribosomal peptide synthetase, translating to MTTMTVPLAPAQRGIYLLHSLDTGSAAYHVPIALRVRGPLRRAALQDAVDALTARHQALRTTFEERDGEPVQVVRAGPGAPRVPVRWAAGPAPDLAAASRAVVAAAAEPFDLRRGPLWRVDVVPAASGDHAVMFAFHHLVLDEVSAGVLARDLRTAYRDPAALRAVPPGREYADCCRSLQGGPDPAAMDYWRARLGGRPPGLLPHDDVEPAGRLFHGDRVPIAVDPAVAGRLGAFCAAQRISPFMLFHAALTALLHGWTGQNRLAVGTPMGGRGDPAYAETVGFFQNTVVLDCEVDPAQNVRGLLRSVRRTVLEAAQHRDAPFEAVVAAVRPVREATRNPLFQAALVYQRVKVEQDWTLDGLAVEPLPFDWPAAHFDLTLTLVHEGGVLHGDLAYDTGRFRRATVEGLAAAFPRLLAAMVADPDRTLADLPLPPPASPPPAPRPRRPAGDGPVERRLCELFGEVLGVDGVEPGDDFFDLGGHSLLAGRLIGRVRAGLRAELSLRDLFEEPTAAGLAGRLRSAGEPPTRRPDSGPVPLSDAQRGLWYLHRLAGPDPAYNVPLVLRFPSGVDRAALRAALVDVVTRHEPLRTVVREAGGEPCQVVLRPDQAAPDLPVTATDEDRLTGLLAGAARFAFDLAAHAPIRARLFALPGGVDVLLLLLHHIAADGRSLGPLGRDLGRAYRARRAGAAPDWPPLPVRYADYTRWQRERLGDVADPASLAGRQAAYWRSALSGLPAAPALPADRPRPAAASYRGATVEVDWDAGLHRAVAALARRHDSTVIMVLHGALAALLCRMGAGEDIPIGVPSAGRADEALDDLVGYFVNTLVLRTDLTGDPAFADLLGRVRDTALAGYAHQDLPFDLVVDAVNPVRSPGRQPLFDVMLSVQREVAGDLPLPGVPTVLGRTDSGSAKFDLSLNLQEFHDRDGAPAGIRGGIEYATGLYDRATAEALRDRLARVLREVSADPLRRVGDLELLGPAERRALLSGGSPPGCRHSPATLPRMVERQVARTPGATAVRHGTAAVSYRELNRRANRLARWLIARGVGPEDRVVLALPPSIDLVVALLAVSKAGGAYVPVDPAVVRRVVAEVRPALVLTDVPDGPGGPDDGDVRDEERRAPLSVDNAAYVILTSGSTGRPKGVVVQHRSLARYLRYAAEAYPGVHGDALVPSPASFDLTVTGLLTPLVTGGTVRVGDLDGAGTPPSFLKITPSHLPLLAASGRDAPTVDLVVGGEALRGEQLRDWRARHPGAAVINEYGPTETTVGCAAYRLAPGQPTPEGPVPIGRPVAGGRVYVLDRRLRPQPAGVTGELYLGGDLVARGYLGLAGPTAERFVADPFGPPGARMYRSGDLGRWNHAGLLEYQGRSDTQLKIRGVRVEPGEVEAALTGHDRVGAAAVIAGDDTRLVAYIVTSGTVTDRELRTHLADRLHRQLVPSAFVRLGALPLTPNGKLDHRALPAPAGVPPVGRPAATPAERTLSRLFAEVLGAGEVGAEQSFFDLGGHSLLAVRLAARISEEFGRGVPLGRLIALPTVAELAVELGRPVATGGVHLLREGDRGPAIVLVHPVGGTVSCYRDLVRELPAGGCVAGCENPPGTHPPDGSLTALARRHAAALDELLPEGELVLAGWSVGGVVAYEMAAQLVARGRRVAGLALLDSVAVRTSADRAEVTAGADRLRALPGEPDSAGAAALLAGYGVDAAALRDLPAPDAARLLGGWADLLDLVAGHEPVPLAVPAWLFTGTDNPAGLPERIVAGWQPLAPDLTVVPVAGDHHTLLRPPSVRAVAARLAGLMAGERR from the coding sequence ATGACGACGATGACGGTGCCGCTGGCCCCGGCGCAGCGCGGCATCTACCTGCTGCACAGCCTCGACACCGGGAGCGCCGCCTACCACGTACCGATCGCGCTGCGGGTCCGCGGCCCGCTGCGCCGCGCCGCCCTCCAGGACGCGGTCGACGCGCTGACCGCGCGGCATCAGGCGCTGCGTACCACGTTCGAGGAGCGCGACGGCGAGCCCGTCCAGGTGGTGCGCGCCGGGCCCGGCGCGCCCCGGGTGCCGGTGCGCTGGGCGGCCGGCCCGGCGCCGGATCTCGCGGCGGCCTCCCGCGCGGTCGTGGCCGCCGCGGCCGAGCCGTTCGATCTGCGGCGGGGACCGCTGTGGCGGGTGGACGTGGTGCCCGCCGCATCCGGCGACCACGCGGTGATGTTCGCCTTCCACCACCTCGTGCTCGACGAGGTGTCGGCCGGCGTGCTGGCCCGGGATCTGCGGACCGCCTACCGCGACCCGGCGGCACTGCGCGCGGTCCCGCCGGGCCGGGAGTACGCCGACTGCTGCCGGAGCCTGCAAGGCGGGCCCGACCCGGCCGCGATGGACTACTGGCGTGCCCGGCTCGGCGGGCGGCCGCCCGGCCTGCTGCCGCACGACGACGTCGAACCGGCCGGGCGGCTGTTCCACGGTGACCGGGTGCCGATCGCCGTCGACCCGGCCGTCGCCGGGCGGCTCGGTGCGTTCTGCGCGGCGCAGCGGATCTCGCCGTTCATGCTGTTCCACGCGGCGCTCACCGCGCTGCTGCACGGCTGGACCGGGCAGAACCGGCTCGCGGTCGGCACCCCGATGGGCGGCCGCGGCGACCCGGCGTACGCCGAGACGGTCGGCTTCTTCCAGAACACCGTCGTCCTTGACTGCGAGGTCGACCCGGCGCAGAACGTCCGCGGCCTGCTCAGGTCGGTCCGGCGTACGGTGCTCGAGGCCGCGCAGCACCGGGACGCGCCGTTCGAGGCCGTCGTCGCCGCGGTCCGGCCGGTCCGCGAGGCCACCCGCAACCCGTTGTTCCAGGCGGCGCTGGTCTACCAGCGGGTCAAGGTCGAGCAGGACTGGACCCTGGACGGGCTGGCCGTCGAGCCGCTGCCGTTCGACTGGCCTGCCGCGCACTTCGACCTGACCCTGACCCTCGTGCACGAGGGCGGGGTGCTCCACGGCGACCTGGCCTACGACACCGGCCGGTTCCGCCGCGCGACCGTCGAGGGGCTGGCCGCCGCCTTCCCGCGACTGCTCGCCGCGATGGTCGCCGATCCGGACCGCACGCTGGCCGACCTGCCCCTGCCGCCGCCGGCATCGCCGCCGCCCGCGCCGCGCCCGCGCCGTCCCGCCGGCGACGGCCCGGTCGAACGGCGCCTCTGCGAGCTGTTCGGCGAGGTGCTCGGCGTCGACGGCGTCGAGCCCGGCGACGACTTCTTCGACCTGGGCGGGCACTCGCTGCTCGCCGGGCGGCTGATCGGCCGGGTCCGCGCCGGCCTGCGCGCCGAACTCTCGCTGCGCGACCTGTTCGAGGAGCCGACCGCGGCCGGCCTGGCCGGGCGGCTGCGGTCCGCAGGCGAACCGCCGACGCGCCGGCCGGACTCCGGGCCGGTGCCGCTCTCCGACGCCCAGCGCGGGCTCTGGTACCTGCACCGGCTGGCGGGCCCGGACCCAGCCTACAACGTGCCGCTGGTGCTCCGCTTCCCGTCCGGTGTCGACCGGGCCGCGCTGCGCGCCGCGCTCGTCGACGTCGTCACCCGCCACGAGCCACTGCGGACCGTCGTCCGGGAGGCCGGCGGCGAGCCGTGCCAGGTCGTCCTACGCCCGGATCAAGCGGCGCCGGACCTGCCGGTCACCGCGACGGACGAGGACCGCCTGACGGGCCTGCTCGCCGGCGCGGCCCGGTTCGCGTTCGACCTGGCCGCTCACGCCCCGATCCGGGCCCGGCTGTTCGCCCTGCCGGGCGGTGTCGACGTGCTCCTGTTGCTGCTGCACCACATCGCCGCCGACGGCCGGTCGCTCGGTCCGCTGGGCCGTGACCTGGGCCGCGCCTACCGGGCCCGGCGCGCCGGCGCCGCACCGGACTGGCCGCCGCTGCCGGTGCGGTACGCCGACTACACCCGGTGGCAGCGCGAGCGCCTCGGCGACGTCGCCGACCCGGCGAGCCTGGCCGGGCGGCAGGCGGCCTACTGGCGGTCGGCGCTGTCCGGCCTGCCGGCGGCACCGGCGCTGCCCGCCGACCGGCCGCGGCCCGCCGCGGCCTCGTACCGCGGGGCCACCGTGGAGGTCGACTGGGACGCCGGCCTGCACCGCGCCGTCGCGGCGCTGGCCCGTCGCCACGACAGCACAGTGATCATGGTGCTGCACGGCGCGCTGGCGGCGCTGCTGTGCCGCATGGGCGCGGGCGAGGACATCCCGATCGGCGTGCCCAGCGCGGGCCGCGCCGACGAGGCCCTCGACGACCTGGTCGGCTACTTCGTGAACACCCTGGTGCTGCGGACCGACCTGACCGGTGACCCGGCCTTCGCCGACCTGCTCGGCCGGGTGCGTGACACCGCGCTGGCCGGGTACGCACACCAGGACCTGCCGTTCGACCTGGTGGTCGACGCGGTCAACCCGGTGCGGTCGCCCGGCCGCCAACCGCTGTTCGACGTCATGCTCAGCGTCCAGCGCGAGGTGGCGGGCGACCTGCCGCTGCCCGGGGTGCCGACCGTGCTCGGCCGGACCGACAGCGGATCGGCCAAGTTCGACCTGTCGCTGAACCTTCAGGAGTTCCACGACCGGGACGGCGCGCCCGCCGGCATCCGCGGCGGGATCGAGTACGCCACCGGCCTTTACGACCGGGCCACCGCCGAGGCGCTGCGCGACCGGCTCGCGCGGGTCCTGCGGGAGGTGAGCGCCGACCCGCTCCGGAGGGTCGGCGATCTCGAACTGCTCGGCCCGGCGGAGCGGCGGGCGCTGCTGTCCGGCGGCAGCCCGCCCGGCTGCCGGCACAGCCCGGCAACGCTGCCGCGGATGGTGGAGCGGCAGGTCGCGCGGACGCCCGGCGCGACCGCCGTCCGGCACGGCACCGCCGCCGTGTCCTACCGGGAGCTGAACCGGCGCGCCAACCGGCTGGCCCGGTGGTTGATCGCCCGCGGCGTCGGCCCGGAGGACCGCGTGGTGCTCGCCCTGCCACCGTCGATCGACCTGGTCGTCGCGCTGCTGGCCGTCAGCAAGGCCGGTGGCGCCTACGTGCCGGTCGATCCGGCCGTTGTCCGCCGCGTGGTCGCCGAGGTACGCCCCGCCCTCGTCCTGACCGACGTCCCGGATGGCCCGGGCGGCCCGGACGACGGCGATGTCCGCGACGAGGAACGGCGCGCGCCGCTCTCGGTGGACAACGCCGCCTACGTCATCCTCACCTCCGGGTCGACCGGCCGGCCCAAGGGCGTCGTGGTGCAGCACCGGTCGCTGGCCCGCTACCTGCGGTACGCCGCCGAGGCCTATCCCGGCGTGCACGGCGACGCGCTCGTACCGTCACCGGCGTCGTTCGACCTGACCGTCACCGGGCTGCTCACCCCGCTCGTGACCGGCGGCACCGTGCGCGTCGGCGACCTCGACGGTGCGGGTACCCCGCCGTCCTTCCTCAAGATCACACCGAGTCACCTGCCGCTGCTGGCCGCCTCCGGCCGGGACGCGCCGACCGTCGACCTGGTCGTCGGCGGCGAGGCGCTGCGCGGCGAGCAGCTGCGCGACTGGCGCGCGCGGCATCCCGGCGCCGCGGTGATCAACGAGTACGGGCCGACCGAGACCACGGTGGGCTGCGCGGCGTATCGGCTGGCACCCGGGCAGCCGACCCCCGAGGGGCCGGTACCGATCGGACGGCCGGTCGCCGGCGGCCGGGTCTACGTCCTCGACCGGCGGCTGCGGCCCCAGCCGGCCGGCGTGACGGGCGAGCTGTACCTCGGCGGCGACCTGGTCGCCCGCGGCTACCTCGGTCTCGCGGGCCCGACCGCGGAGCGGTTCGTCGCCGACCCGTTCGGGCCGCCCGGAGCCCGGATGTACCGGTCCGGCGACCTCGGCCGGTGGAACCACGCCGGCCTGCTGGAGTACCAGGGGCGGTCGGACACCCAGCTGAAGATCCGCGGCGTCCGGGTGGAGCCGGGTGAGGTGGAGGCGGCGCTCACCGGGCACGACCGGGTCGGCGCGGCCGCGGTGATCGCCGGCGACGACACCCGGCTTGTCGCGTACATAGTCACGAGCGGCACCGTCACCGACCGTGAGCTGCGCACCCACCTCGCCGACCGCCTGCATCGGCAGCTCGTGCCGTCCGCCTTCGTCCGCCTCGGCGCGCTGCCGCTCACCCCGAACGGCAAGCTCGACCACCGGGCCCTGCCCGCCCCCGCGGGCGTTCCACCGGTGGGCCGCCCCGCCGCGACCCCCGCCGAGCGCACGCTGAGCAGGTTGTTCGCCGAGGTGCTCGGCGCCGGCGAGGTGGGCGCCGAGCAGAGCTTCTTCGACCTGGGCGGGCATTCGCTGCTGGCCGTCCGGCTGGCCGCGCGGATATCCGAGGAGTTCGGCCGCGGCGTTCCGCTCGGCCGGCTGATCGCGCTGCCGACCGTGGCCGAGCTCGCCGTCGAGCTCGGCCGCCCGGTGGCGACCGGCGGCGTCCACCTGCTGCGCGAGGGCGACCGCGGGCCCGCGATCGTGCTGGTCCATCCGGTCGGCGGGACGGTGTCCTGCTATCGCGACCTGGTCCGGGAGCTGCCCGCCGGCGGATGCGTCGCCGGCTGCGAGAACCCGCCCGGCACCCACCCGCCGGACGGGTCGCTGACGGCGCTCGCCCGGCGGCACGCCGCAGCGCTTGACGAGTTGCTGCCCGAGGGCGAGCTGGTGCTCGCCGGCTGGTCGGTGGGCGGCGTCGTGGCGTACGAGATGGCGGCCCAGCTCGTGGCGCGCGGGCGCCGGGTGGCCGGGCTCGCGCTGCTGGACTCAGTGGCCGTCCGCACCAGCGCGGACCGCGCGGAGGTCACCGCCGGCGCGGACCGCCTGCGGGCGCTGCCCGGCGAGCCGGACTCCGCCGGTGCCGCCGCGCTGCTGGCCGGCTACGGCGTGGACGCCGCCGCGCTGCGTGACCTGCCCGCGCCGGACGCGGCGCGGCTGCTGGGCGGCTGGGCGGACCTGCTCGACCTGGTGGCCGGGCACGAGCCGGTGCCGCTGGCGGTGCCGGCGTGGCTCTTCACCGGCACGGACAACCCGGCCGGGCTACCGGAGCGGATCGTCGCCGGCTGGCAACCGCTGGCGCCGGACCTGACCGTGGTACCGGTCGCCGGCGACCACCACACCCTGCTCCGGCCGCCCTCGGTACGCGCGGTGGCCGCCCGGCTGGCCGGGCTCATGGCGGGGGAGCGGCGATGA
- a CDS encoding helix-turn-helix domain-containing protein, with amino-acid sequence MVLTPREQSIVTLLAAGLSEEAVAAELGLSRRTVSYTLRAVMDRLGVENRFQLALVLGAAYAIAPPTKPRTEEEES; translated from the coding sequence ATGGTGCTGACCCCGCGGGAGCAGAGCATCGTGACGCTGCTGGCGGCCGGCCTGAGCGAGGAGGCGGTGGCGGCCGAGCTGGGGCTCAGCCGCCGCACCGTCTCCTACACGCTGCGCGCCGTCATGGACCGCCTCGGCGTGGAGAACCGGTTCCAGCTCGCCCTTGTCCTCGGCGCCGCGTACGCGATCGCGCCACCCACCAAGCCCCGAACCGAGGAGGAGGAATCGTGA
- a CDS encoding thioesterase II family protein yields MDTSARNPWIVGRHSAGPAGLRLICVPQAGAGAGAFAGWRRHLPAGVELAPVELPGRGTRQDEPLPPEVATLADDLFQGLRPELSMPYVLVGHSLGGSLAYEVARRVEAHGLRAPLALVVSGSRAPHVASLRTMSDKDEPALRGWLTANGGLPAELLDYPSFLETILQAVRADLRYAESYLVTDPPALRCPLHVFGGLDDDITPPDQLGHWRRCAAGAFSVTTMRGGHSFPHADPGAMLAAIRGLLPGVLPTDRR; encoded by the coding sequence ATGGATACGAGTGCGCGGAATCCGTGGATCGTCGGCCGCCACAGCGCCGGCCCCGCCGGGCTGCGGCTGATCTGCGTGCCGCAGGCGGGCGCCGGGGCGGGCGCGTTCGCCGGCTGGCGGCGGCACCTGCCCGCCGGCGTCGAGCTGGCGCCGGTCGAGCTGCCCGGCCGCGGCACCCGGCAGGACGAGCCGTTGCCGCCCGAGGTGGCCACGCTGGCCGACGACCTGTTCCAGGGCCTGCGGCCGGAGCTGTCGATGCCGTACGTCCTGGTCGGGCACAGCCTCGGCGGGTCGCTCGCGTACGAGGTGGCGCGCCGGGTCGAGGCGCACGGCCTGCGGGCGCCCCTCGCCCTTGTCGTCTCCGGCTCGCGGGCGCCGCACGTCGCCTCGCTGCGCACCATGTCCGACAAGGACGAACCGGCCCTGCGCGGATGGCTGACCGCGAACGGCGGGCTCCCGGCCGAGCTGCTGGACTATCCGAGCTTCCTCGAGACGATCCTCCAGGCCGTCCGGGCCGACCTGCGGTACGCCGAGTCGTACCTGGTCACCGACCCGCCGGCGCTGCGCTGCCCGCTGCACGTCTTCGGCGGGCTGGACGACGACATCACGCCCCCGGACCAGCTCGGACACTGGCGACGCTGCGCGGCCGGTGCGTTCAGCGTGACCACGATGCGGGGCGGCCACTCGTTCCCGCACGCCGACCCCGGCGCCATGCTCGCCGCGATCCGCGGCCTGCTTCCCGGCGTGCTGCCCACCGACCGGCGGTGA
- a CDS encoding helix-turn-helix domain-containing protein encodes MISNRLLRLRLQRGLTQEELSELSGISVRTIRNLERGQIQAPRRSSIEMLLNALGPEPSAGPGRPALGVAVEWTRLAESGGLVWRGARPPRTSLIGRDTDAAELTSRVAVNRVVVVTGPGGVGKSRIALAVAGQLGHRFPDGVFVAELGRIPAERDRPLDSTMELLANTVGELLGADPEATGRHRLLVLDHAEHLPEATTRLVERLLGEDAELHIVITTRRPPRLPDACIWDIEPLPEPAAAELVIDRVRAGCPSLDLSGEAARVAQLCRYLDGLPRLIEFAAHRLRMVSLPTLLAGGQAVLLLGQDDFAGLPHQRTLAASLRWSLDLLDERHRAVLHRLARLPGPVAVEGEFGTVEAMGILADLVDSSLLLVDRSGPYRYWVPSHLRAFVAAGGLSEPDAAVRRAG; translated from the coding sequence GTGATCAGCAACCGGTTGCTACGCCTGCGCCTCCAGCGTGGACTCACCCAGGAGGAGCTGTCGGAGCTCTCCGGGATCAGCGTGCGCACCATCCGGAACCTGGAACGCGGCCAGATACAGGCGCCGCGCCGCAGCTCGATCGAGATGCTCCTGAACGCCCTCGGCCCGGAGCCGAGTGCCGGGCCAGGCCGGCCGGCGCTGGGCGTCGCCGTCGAGTGGACCCGGCTCGCCGAGTCCGGCGGGCTGGTCTGGCGCGGTGCCCGGCCGCCGCGCACCTCGCTGATCGGGCGCGACACCGACGCCGCGGAGCTGACGAGCCGGGTCGCCGTCAACCGCGTGGTGGTGGTCACCGGCCCCGGCGGGGTGGGCAAGTCGCGGATCGCGCTCGCGGTGGCCGGGCAGCTGGGCCACCGGTTCCCGGACGGCGTGTTCGTCGCCGAGCTGGGCCGGATCCCGGCCGAGCGCGATCGCCCGCTGGACTCCACGATGGAGCTTCTGGCGAACACCGTCGGCGAGCTGCTCGGCGCCGACCCGGAGGCGACCGGCCGGCACCGGCTCCTGGTCCTCGACCATGCCGAGCACCTGCCGGAGGCCACGACGCGGCTGGTGGAGCGGCTGCTCGGCGAGGACGCCGAGCTGCACATAGTGATCACCACGCGGCGCCCGCCGCGGCTGCCCGACGCCTGCATCTGGGACATCGAGCCGCTGCCCGAGCCGGCGGCGGCCGAGCTGGTCATCGACCGGGTCCGGGCCGGCTGCCCGAGCCTTGACCTGTCCGGCGAGGCGGCGCGGGTCGCCCAGCTGTGCCGGTACCTCGACGGGCTGCCCCGGCTCATCGAGTTCGCGGCGCACCGGCTGCGGATGGTGTCGCTGCCCACGCTGCTCGCCGGCGGGCAGGCGGTGCTGCTGCTCGGCCAGGACGACTTCGCGGGGCTGCCGCACCAGCGGACCCTCGCGGCGAGCCTGCGCTGGAGCCTGGACCTGCTGGACGAGCGGCACCGCGCGGTCCTGCACCGGCTGGCCCGGCTGCCCGGGCCGGTCGCGGTCGAGGGCGAGTTCGGCACGGTGGAGGCGATGGGTATCCTCGCCGACCTGGTCGACTCCTCGCTGCTGCTCGTCGACCGGTCCGGCCCGTACCGGTACTGGGTGCCGTCGCACCTGCGGGCGTTCGTCGCCGCGGGCGGGCTGTCCGAGCCGGACGCGGCGGTGCGGCGCGCCGGTTGA
- a CDS encoding condensation domain-containing protein, giving the protein MTGPPLSPGQLAIWYEEQLRTGFSNTGYFAATIAGDLAEEVVARACRAIVGRHPALRTLVAVTGGRPALSPRPADAGIAYEMVPLPCPPGGERAAVRAWRATSGKLAFDLTAEPPIAFTLLRHGPGRRTLLVVVHHICFDGRSKFVFAREFTGALRALSAGLPFDPPPVPSPSWPGESAELIGEAAGYWAGIVPDCPPLVLPLAEHPSGAAPSAAASLGAAPSAAASLRAAPSAPACLRAAPEFTVGAEQRRRLAGLAADGGTTLFGGLLAVLAAQLHAYGNERAVLSVPVDVSTAGTRDLIGPAVNVVPVALDLPRAATFRSLLAASAAAGATIKRYRRVPFRELAAGRPWSAGARALFAQLSLSWLRLPAELPEVPGLDVAWDFVAPNTAPTFACAIQARDAGDHLVLRFDHAGASLDSAAADEMAALFRETTAAVLAAPDRPLSGPDRPPSARPPDRPPSARPPDRPLSGPDRPPSAKPPDEPMSGPDRRRRRATRVATTPWRGCPDGPEIDPRVAAVAGPCGTLTYGELSGFTVEGEVDLPGLARALGLSPAPGACDVPAAVLRWQAAMLAPVRTLADPGSPGFWRAALLTWAAGGTLQLPPGVRGVTTVVAPYRFARRLLATGPPTALRDVVVPVDELLPAAELGALVRAGVRLHAEYAPGTGGTVAMGEITAAELTGHLAPALTRFAPGAAVEIRGPNGRRLPRCVPGEIVVADRPATGDLGWVDRAGSLRPRGPLRGVLRRAGRALNALDVERRLASHPAVADVVVTVGAGEPVAYVVPRSPGLDAGRLRRHLRGFPAAGELRLARIELVAALPAG; this is encoded by the coding sequence GTGACCGGCCCGCCGCTGTCGCCGGGGCAGCTGGCCATCTGGTACGAGGAGCAGCTGCGGACCGGCTTCAGCAACACCGGCTACTTCGCCGCGACCATCGCGGGCGACCTCGCCGAGGAGGTCGTCGCCCGGGCCTGCCGGGCGATCGTCGGCCGGCACCCGGCGCTGCGCACGCTGGTGGCCGTCACCGGCGGCCGGCCGGCGCTGTCGCCGCGGCCGGCGGACGCCGGCATCGCATACGAGATGGTGCCGCTGCCCTGCCCACCGGGCGGCGAACGGGCCGCGGTGCGCGCCTGGCGGGCCACGTCCGGCAAGCTGGCCTTCGACCTGACCGCGGAGCCGCCGATCGCGTTCACGCTGCTGCGGCACGGGCCCGGCCGGCGGACCCTGCTCGTGGTGGTGCACCACATCTGCTTCGACGGCCGGTCGAAATTCGTCTTCGCCCGGGAGTTCACCGGCGCCCTGCGCGCGCTGTCGGCCGGCCTGCCGTTCGATCCGCCGCCGGTGCCGTCCCCGTCCTGGCCCGGCGAGTCCGCGGAGCTGATCGGCGAGGCGGCCGGCTACTGGGCCGGCATCGTGCCGGACTGCCCGCCGCTCGTGCTGCCACTCGCCGAGCACCCGTCCGGCGCGGCGCCCTCGGCCGCGGCGTCGCTGGGCGCGGCGCCCTCGGCCGCGGCGTCGCTGCGCGCGGCGCCCTCGGCCCCGGCTTGCCTGCGCGCGGCGCCGGAGTTCACGGTCGGCGCCGAGCAGCGGCGGCGTCTCGCCGGGCTCGCCGCCGACGGCGGGACCACGTTGTTCGGCGGCCTGCTCGCGGTGCTGGCCGCCCAGTTGCACGCCTACGGCAACGAGCGCGCGGTGCTCAGCGTGCCGGTCGACGTGAGCACCGCCGGGACGCGGGACCTGATCGGCCCGGCAGTCAACGTCGTGCCGGTGGCGCTCGACCTGCCGCGGGCCGCCACGTTCCGGTCGCTGCTCGCCGCGTCGGCCGCCGCGGGCGCGACCATCAAACGGTACCGGCGGGTGCCGTTCCGCGAGCTCGCCGCCGGCCGGCCCTGGTCGGCCGGCGCGCGGGCACTCTTCGCCCAACTCTCGCTGTCCTGGCTCCGGCTGCCGGCCGAGCTGCCCGAGGTGCCCGGCCTCGATGTCGCCTGGGACTTCGTCGCCCCCAACACCGCGCCGACCTTCGCGTGTGCGATCCAGGCCCGCGACGCGGGCGACCACCTGGTCCTGCGGTTCGACCACGCGGGCGCGTCGCTGGACTCCGCCGCGGCGGACGAGATGGCCGCCCTGTTCCGGGAGACCACCGCGGCCGTGCTCGCCGCCCCGGACCGGCCACTGTCCGGCCCGGACCGTCCGCCCAGCGCGAGGCCGCCGGACCGTCCGCCCAGCGCGAGGCCGCCGGACCGGCCGTTGTCCGGCCCGGACCGTCCGCCCAGCGCGAAGCCGCCGGACGAGCCGATGTCCGGGCCGGACCGGCGGCGCCGCCGGGCGACCCGCGTGGCGACGACGCCGTGGCGCGGGTGCCCGGACGGCCCGGAGATCGACCCGCGGGTCGCGGCGGTGGCCGGGCCGTGCGGCACGCTCACCTACGGCGAACTGTCGGGCTTCACCGTCGAGGGCGAGGTCGATCTGCCCGGGCTGGCCCGTGCGCTCGGCCTGAGCCCCGCGCCCGGCGCCTGCGACGTGCCGGCCGCCGTCCTGCGCTGGCAGGCGGCGATGCTCGCGCCGGTGCGGACCCTGGCCGACCCCGGCTCGCCCGGATTCTGGCGCGCGGCCCTGCTCACCTGGGCGGCCGGCGGGACGCTCCAGCTACCGCCGGGCGTCCGGGGTGTCACCACCGTCGTCGCGCCCTACCGGTTCGCGCGGCGCCTGCTGGCCACCGGCCCGCCGACCGCGCTGCGGGACGTCGTCGTGCCGGTCGACGAGCTGCTGCCCGCGGCCGAGCTGGGCGCGCTGGTCCGCGCCGGGGTGCGCCTGCACGCCGAATACGCACCCGGCACCGGCGGTACCGTCGCCATGGGCGAGATCACCGCGGCGGAGCTCACGGGCCACCTCGCCCCGGCGCTGACCCGGTTCGCGCCGGGCGCGGCCGTCGAGATCCGCGGCCCGAACGGGCGCCGGCTGCCGCGCTGCGTACCGGGGGAGATCGTGGTCGCCGACAGGCCGGCGACCGGAGACCTCGGCTGGGTCGACCGCGCGGGCTCGCTGCGGCCGCGCGGACCGCTGCGCGGCGTGCTGCGCCGGGCGGGCCGGGCCCTGAACGCCCTGGACGTCGAGCGGCGCCTGGCGAGCCACCCGGCGGTCGCCGACGTGGTGGTCACCGTCGGCGCCGGGGAACCGGTCGCGTACGTCGTGCCGCGCTCTCCCGGGCTGGACGCCGGGCGGCTGCGGCGTCACCTGCGCGGATTCCCGGCCGCCGGCGAGCTGCGACTCGCCCGGATCGAGCTGGTCGCCGCGCTGCCCGCCGGCTGA
- a CDS encoding diiron oxygenase has product MSDPMRGWYDDAAVRGQRRRILHEDRERGLVLFPEKEIPYLGHEAVVALAPAARDALVARHLYQYLLYTVHLETKVVNRGVAMVANDEADYAIAPQTRLDAFKIYCDEGYHAMFNLDVVQQIERATGVASLPYDFRPRLDRLDHTAHRFFPEHPRLGRLLQVAVFETVVTATLADLPRDPTVYRVVRDVVGDHARDEAHHHAFFVRFFRETWTHLTAGQRVAVARALPHLIDDCLRPDVATIRRSLIAAGLPAPVAADVVADCYAEPAVRAVIRRSARHTLALADSVGALDLPGVRDIVGELGLAR; this is encoded by the coding sequence ATGAGCGACCCGATGCGCGGCTGGTACGACGACGCGGCCGTCCGCGGGCAGCGGCGGCGCATCCTGCACGAGGACCGCGAGCGCGGGCTCGTGCTGTTCCCCGAGAAGGAGATCCCCTATCTGGGGCACGAGGCGGTCGTCGCACTGGCGCCCGCCGCGCGGGACGCGCTCGTCGCCCGCCACCTCTACCAGTACCTGCTGTACACCGTCCACCTCGAGACCAAGGTGGTGAACCGGGGAGTGGCGATGGTGGCCAACGACGAGGCCGACTACGCCATCGCCCCGCAGACCCGCCTCGACGCGTTCAAGATCTATTGCGACGAGGGCTACCACGCCATGTTCAACCTGGACGTCGTCCAGCAGATCGAGCGGGCCACCGGCGTCGCGTCCCTGCCGTACGACTTCCGCCCGCGCCTCGACCGGCTGGACCACACCGCCCACCGCTTCTTCCCGGAGCATCCGCGCCTCGGGCGGCTGCTACAGGTCGCCGTGTTCGAGACGGTGGTGACCGCGACGCTTGCCGACCTGCCGCGCGACCCCACCGTCTACCGGGTGGTGCGCGACGTGGTCGGCGACCACGCCCGGGACGAGGCACACCACCACGCGTTCTTCGTGCGCTTCTTCCGGGAGACCTGGACGCACCTGACCGCCGGTCAGCGCGTCGCGGTGGCCCGCGCCCTGCCGCATCTGATCGACGACTGCCTGCGCCCGGACGTCGCCACGATCCGGCGGTCGCTGATCGCGGCCGGACTTCCGGCACCGGTCGCCGCCGACGTGGTCGCGGACTGCTACGCCGAGCCGGCGGTGCGCGCGGTGATCCGCCGGTCCGCCCGGCACACCCTCGCGCTGGCCGACAGCGTCGGCGCCCTCGACCTGCCGGGCGTGCGGGACATCGTGGGCGAGCTCGGGCTGGCGCGGTGA